A single window of Coffea eugenioides isolate CCC68of chromosome 7, Ceug_1.0, whole genome shotgun sequence DNA harbors:
- the LOC113777362 gene encoding uncharacterized protein LOC113777362 codes for MTKKTTLCSKLYMPLKDYPTFNLEKAVCNHGFFMMAPNVWDPSTKQFTRPLRLADSVNSVKVTISQPHDCSLLLIEVHGMECISDLDKEAIRAQVARMMRLSPKDEKDLQEFQNIHPKFKNMGFGRIFCAPSFFEDVVKSMLLCFCSWQNSLTMAKMLCDLQSELSNGLEDNNSCTQGKGLKRKRNVPEYFPESTAKIQSVRNFPSAKELAGIDVEILKDHCKLGLRAKHIHEFAKDYHRGRYRLRNFEKCASHEELYQKLMKIKGCGAYVSNNVLMCLGFYENVPIDTETVRHLQEVHGRKECTLRNAKAITKQIYGSFAPFQCLAFWFELTRFYETKFGRLSLLPSSRYGIVTGSQCGRKNSEENE; via the exons ATGACAAAGAAGACCACTCTCTGTAGCAAGTTGTACATGCCACTCAAAGACTATCCAACTTTCAACTTAGAAAAAGCTGTTTGCAACCATGGCTTTTTTATGATGGCTCCCAATGTTTGGGATCCATCCACTAAACAATTTACACGTCCATTGAGGCTTGCTGATTCCGTAAATTCTGTCAAAGTTACCATTTCACAACCACACGACTGCAGTTTGCTCCTTATCGAAGTCCATGGCATGGAATGCATCTCCGATCTAGACAAAGAAGCTATTCGC GCTCAGGTTGCAAGGATGATGAGGCTGTCACCAAAGGATGAAAAGGATCtgcaagaatttcaaaatattcatcCAAAATTCAAGAACATGGGTTTTGGTAGGATTTTTTGTGCCCCGTCATTTTTTGAAGATGTTGTGAAGTCTATGCTTCTTTGCTTTTGCAG TTGGCAGAATTCACTGACAATGGCTAAAATGCTTTGTGACCTTCAATCTGAGCTGTCTAATGGTCTTGAAGACAACAATTCTTGCACTCAAGGGAAAGGATTGAAGAGGAAGCGCAATGTTCCTGAATATTTTCCTGAATCTACAGCGAAAATACAGTCTGTAAGAAACTTTCCAAGTGCAAAGGAACTAGCCGGTATAGATGTTGAAATTTTAAAAGATCATTGCAAGTTGGGATTAAGAGCCAAGCACATTCATGAATTTGCAAAAGATTATCATAGAGGAAGATACCGGCTGCGCAACTTTGAAAAATGTGCATCACACGAGGAATTGTACcagaaattgatgaaaataaAAGGATGTGGTGCATATGTTTCTAACAATGTTTTGATGTGCTTGGGATTCTACGAAAATGTTCCTATTGATACTGAAACTGTGAGACACCTACAGGAG GTTCATGGAAGGAAAGAATGCACTTTGAGAAACGCCAAAGCAATCACAAAACAGATTTATGGGAGTTTTGCACCCTTCCAGTGCTTGGCTTTCTG GTTTGAGCTTACCAGATTTTATGAGACCAAATTTGGGAGATTAAGTCTGTTACCAAGTTCGAGATATGGCATTGTAACTGGAAGTCAGTGTGGAAGGAAAAACTcagaagaaaatgaatga